A segment of the Mercurialis annua linkage group LG4, ddMerAnnu1.2, whole genome shotgun sequence genome:
TCTCTGCATttgcttcaattttttttctttctttcaaaaataaaaaggtaaCGCTTTATCAAATCTGCAATAATATTTGTTTTAGATTGATTTCTTTGATTATTCTTTGTAtgacattataaatttttatgcaGTGTTGCTTCGATTTCATTTtttgttggtaaatttatattcttttgATTTATTGCAAAATTTCTATGTTTTATTGTGCAATTTTTTTGGGGGTGTTAAGCATTTTGGATATAATGTGTTCTTAATTTGCTTAATACGTTGTCTTTTGTGAGAATTAGAAAAAACTTGAAGTATAATTTGCCCCATGAATGAATGCAGCTCATGGACAATTAGGTCCAAAATTAACTCCTTCAATTTGTCATTTTCGATCAATTAGCCCAGATTTGTTAATTTTGAAACAAGCTGAGGGAtctaattgacaaaaaataAGTCCGACTGCATTATTGTTGTCAAATTTGTTAACCAATTTAGCTGTGTACAGGTACATCATTTCGTATTCACAAAATGGGCCGTGGAGTTAGTGCTGGTGGAGGACAAAGTTCTTTGGGATACCTATTTGGCAATGGGGAGACTGCTCCCCCTTCTCCAGCTCCTAAAACTATGGGACAACCTGCAGAGGCTAGCCCTTCTCCGAACCCCGCCGTTACTTCACCGACAATAAATAAGGAAACTCCGGCAGGCGTCCAGGGAGACCGAACAAACAATTATCAACGGTCGGATGGGCAGAACTGTGGCAACTTCATCACGGTATGACCTATTTGTTGTCATTTGTGGTTGGATGACATTGTCCAAATTTTCGCGATAGAGCCAATAAAATTATAACACgttattaaatgattttgataatttaattgtaACGTGTGTTACGGATGCAGGATCGTCCATCTACCAAAGTTCATGCTGCACCGGGTGGCGGATCTTCTCTTGGCTACCTCTTTGGTGGGAGTGAGAACTAATCTGTGCAGTCCCTGAGAATGTATTAATTATATAGTGTTAGCATATATACTATCTTAGGAAATGAATATTTGTGTGTTGGGTATTCTGAATTAATCCATGTGCATTCTGAAGTTTATTGTATATTGCTGGGACATTTAACctataatttacaaattagaGTTCGTTCActttatttattgaatttgtcaATCTGTGTATATTTTGTTGTTACATATAATGGTTACTCACAACATTCATGTAAACTACTTTATGAATGCCAATAATAAAAGCCATTTTCAAACGATCTAATCAATAAGTTACATATATATCTCGTAAGTTATGATGTGTGTCGTAAGAAAATGGAAATGGTGtgaaacgaaaaaatatttaaataagaaatGGTGAAACAATGTTTTTACCAAAGTAGATTAATTTCAAGAACAAAATGCTAAATAATATAAAACTCGGCAGGTTCGAGAGGTTATTAGAATATAGCGATGCATATCTATCATGCAAGTAATCAAATGGTGATTATTATCATTTATTAAGGTTAAACTTATTTTGGGTTTCTAAAGTATACGATTTTTATTCATCAGATccctcaatttttatttgactttcTCAAGTcccaaaattttcatttttcgatttattagattcttatattttttttttttggttcattgggTCCTTGAACTTCCGTTTTTTGGTTCATCGGATCCTTAATCGAAGATAACTTTCATTTTCGGTTAGTATTCATTTAAGCAcccaatgaaccaaaaaaacaaaaatttaaggacCCAATGAAACAAAAAAACGAAAGTTTAAGGACCTTAGGAAGTCAAATAGATGTTGGAGGATCTGATTAACCAAAATTGTATAGTTTAGGGACTTTAAAATGAATTTAGCCATTTATTAATTGTCAAAGTAAAACTATGATTATTTAAAACACccgtaattaattatttagtctTCTtagtgaaaaaaaattcaaacctatGATTTGTTACAATTTAATTTGGGATTGGGATCcttcaaattcattttaaacTGAGGGTGTCAGATCTACaccgtttattataaaataaacggtgtaaatcaaaaaagtacaatgctaatcaaattaatttacaccgttcattttacaataaatggtgtagatcgtgaacatgatcCCCTCAAGTTGAAATGAACCTGAAGGAATCCCAATCCTTTAATTTGaactgtttaatttttattataatagcaaaattttattttccattGCAATAGCCTAATAGACAAATTGAAGATAATAAGTTATAAATgcaaaataatcttttattgattcttttttataaatttattcaactcaattataaattaaattctaaatatCAAAAATCCTCGAAGTGATTcttgtttaaaaattataaactttcaAAAAGAGCATGCATGTccatataataattatatatctatatttttatagTCACATATAGTGTAGTTATAAATTATAGGCTAAATTCATTTTAAgatccttaaactttcattttttagttCATCAagtcctttaatttttatttggctttctcaaatctttaaactttcattttttggttcatcaggtccctcaacttctatttgacaTTCtcaggtccttaaacttttatttgttgGTTCATTAGGTCTTTAAACGAAGATCCATTTAAGAACGCAATGAATCAAAATGTAAACAATTAGGCACTTGGAAAaggcaaataaaagttgaaggacgtgatgaaccaaaaaatgaaaatttaaggacctgaaaaaattaaatagaaattaaaagatctaataaactaaaaataatagtttaaggACCTCAAAATAGGTTTAGCCTAAATTATAAACATACACTCtagtttttctataaattttgttttttcatagATTTTGTATTTTACAATTTCAATAAATATAAGGTAATTGTCAACGAAGAGAGTAAGAAGTTTCACTTCACCATAATTCCATTTTTGTTCCAATACTTTTAAAAGTTTgcataaaaaaaaagagtatttATTGGCAGTAAACCAAACTAGCGGCTGTCCATCAAAAACTCTGGAACAACAACATGGTGGAGTAGAACTTATCGAGTAAGTTACCTACTAGGATAATTTGATGGAGGAGACAATTTCATCATCCAGGGGAATTGAATTTTGAGGCACTGCAGTGCCGTCAACCATGGCAAAGCAATTTAATGGCGATG
Coding sequences within it:
- the LOC126678171 gene encoding protein SPIRAL1-like 3, with the protein product MGRGVSAGGGQSSLGYLFGNGETAPPSPAPKTMGQPAEASPSPNPAVTSPTINKETPAGVQGDRTNNYQRSDGQNCGNFITDRPSTKVHAAPGGGSSLGYLFGGSEN